The DNA window TGTCGAAAGCTCACTTGAACTGTTTAAGATCGTGCCGTCCATGTCGACGGCTATCAGTTTTGGATCGAAGATGCTCATATCGCAAAGACCGCAAGGGAGACTATCTCCGCTGCAACAGCAGAGGCGCCAAGCACATCCCCGTTGACTCCGCCCAGTTTCGAATTCATCCAGCCGGCCATCCCAAAACCTATCAGAAGGGCGGCAACTGCGGAAATGATCCATCTGAAAGGGGCAAAGGGAATGAAAATAAGCAAAGATACCGCGGCAGTGAAAAGATCATAGCCTGTGTATGTATCCACCCAACCTTTTCCCATTCCGCTCTCCCATGGATATATGCCTTTATAGGCGGCAGAGCATGAGGCAAACCTTCCTGAAGCGGCGGCGACAGAGCAGGCCGCAAGCACCTCTGAGTTTTCAACGGACCCAAGCATTGAAGTCCACAGGCCAAAGGCGAGTATCAAGCCTGTCACACCATAGGCCCCGATCCTGCTGTCCTTCATGACGGAACGCAGTTCTTCGCCCTCTCTGCCTGAACCAACGCCGTCCCACAGATCGCCCCACCCATCCAGATGGAGAGACCAGCCGACGGCTGCGTAGAAGAAGACCCCTATCCAGAGCGATCCGGGGGCCCCGATCCCCAGTATATCGGACAGTCCAATTACAAGTCCTGTCATCAGGCCCAGAATGCCTCCTGCGACCGGAGCAAGAGAAAGGATCCTGTTGCCGGAGGGCATTTTTGCGGGCCACCATTTTTGGGGCATAGGTATCCTGGAAAAGAGGGTCCATGCAACAACGAACCGGTCCCTTAGGTCAAACCCGAATTTGTCACTTTTTATCTCTTCGGTGAATCTTCTCAGATGATCCTGAAATCCGTTTTTATTCATTTCCAACAATGATCCTCCATACCGCCTTTCAGCCAGAGAGGATAACCCGCCACAATAAGCGCAGCTCTGTCTGCCTTTGAAGCACAGAGCTGGTTCATCCTTCCCTGCAGATCTCTGAAACGCCTGCCCATCTTGTAGGATGGGACAAGGCCAAATCCAACTTCATTGCTCACCATTATCAGATGAGTGCCCTTCGGAGGTAAAGAACAGAGATCTTCCGTAAGAGCTCGTATCTGCGACTCCCTGGCCTGCCATTCTTTTTCAGAAGCATCCTCGGCAGCATCACCCTCTAGAAAGAGGCGGGTGAGCCAGAGTGTAAGGCAATCAAGCAGAAGCACCCCTTTGATCGTCTTTGTTGCCTGACATATCTCGTATGGGTCTCCTTCAAAGGTCTTCCATCCGGCCGGTCTTCTTTTTTTGTGCATTTCGATGCGTGCCTGCATCTCACTGTCCTGTGCATCTGCGGCAGCAAGGTATGTAACAGCAGCATGGGTATCCATTGCAAGTTTTTCTGCAAAGGTACTTTTCCCGCTTCTTGCCCCTCCAAGGATGAGCGTTATCTCAGATCCGAGTGCTGAATAGTCTCTAGTTCCCAAAATCTATCCCCTGCAGTATGTTGCCCAGCGTCTGTTCTATTATCTGTCCCTGGAAGCTGTCTTGGGGATAGCTTACGCCCGGGCCGACAGGTATTTCAAATTTAAGCCTGAATACGGTGTCCCTGGCTGAGTAGTCCTTCTCATTCGGATCACTTGCAGATTTGGGTATGAGATTTCTAGGGCTTGTCATTTGTTCAGATTTATCTACCCTTACGTTGTTGAATTGAGGTGATTCCATCGTGCCGTTAATATTCATCGTAACAAAACGGAAATCTGTTCTGGTAAATCCTGAGAGGACTCCACCCAGGAAGTTTTGCAGCAGGGCGCTTTTGTCAAGCTCTCCAGTATATTCCATGCCTACGTTGATGATCCCCTGAAGCGCACCAAGCAGTGCGTTCAATGCCCGTATGTTCACCTTTCCCATTGCGAAGAGGCTCATCTCTTTTTTATTATTTACCAGGCCGTCAAGCATTACATAACGGTATACCTGATCTCCCGGAGGCGCGACAGCCTGGCTTCCTGGAAGTATCGTCAGGTATCCTTCATCAATGGTAAATGCGCTTTGAAGCGTTTTAAAAAGTAATGGTTTACCCTTTGTATATTTTTTTGAAGCCTCAACAGCTTCGAAACCTGAAATTTCTCCGTTTCTCAGGAAAAGGACACCGGCAGCGTCTACCGTACTCATCCTTCCGGTTTCTCCGCCTGCCCTGATCTTGAGATCTCCTTTTCCGGAGATAGACCCCGTAAGGGACGGGAAAGCCTGTTTTATCATTGGGGCCACATCAGCGCTCAGAACAGTGAGGTTTCCTCCCCACGTACTCTTGTTTATATCCATCGCGAGTCCGCCTGAAACAGTTCCGCCGTTTGTCTCAGCTTTTACGTCTTCCATAACTGCATAGCCATCCGAAATATAAAAAGGCGCATTGACATTCTTTATCCTTATTCCGAGAAACCTCATCCTTTCTGAGGAGAAAAAACCCTCTCCTGCGAAATTGTCGACTTCTCCCTTCCCGGCAAACTTGAAGTTGACATTTCCGCCAAGCCTTTCCCTGAACTGTTCCGGAAGGTAGACGCCAATTTGCTTGAGATCTATTCCTACCCCATTGGTATCAAGGACTCCGTGCCACTCTCCGTTTTTAAGGAATACCCTGCCTTTTGCAGAGAGCTCGCCGGTTTTCAGTCTGGCCTTTGCCTCAGAAATATTTACGTCTGTCATGCTGCCGCTAATAGCGACATCCACCATGGGCAGCAAAAACCCCCTGTACCTGAAGGGAGCAAATGTGCCGCTGCCCTTGTAAAGAGGTTTTTCGAGCGTTCCCGATACTTTGATCTCGCTCTTGATAAGTCCCTGCACGCCCCTTACGACCGGCAAATGCCTCCTGAGAAGTTCATACATGTTTATGTTTTCCGATGAAACCATAAGATTCAAAGTTGAATCAGAAAAAGGTTTCCCCTCTGCTGAGTTAGTTATGCTGCCGCTGATGTTATGCTTTCCCCTGAGAAATTTTATGGTCGCTTTGTCGATCTTTATTCCTCCGGTATCTCCTTTGATACTCGCCTGTACCTCTTCAGAGGCGAACTGATGCCATCTGACACCATCCGAACGTATATCAGCGCTCCACTTAAGACCGCTCCCGTCATCGGCGATCTTAAGTTCACCTGAACATGGCCCGTCCATATCCTGGCCTGCATTAAACAGGTCATTAAGGGCAGAAAGATCCACCTCTTTGATCCTGCCCTTCACATCCCACTTAAGGGGAGATGAATTCACCCCGTCCTGGCCGGTCACAGGCAGGGTGACCTTGCATTTAAGGTCAGCACTTCCCCGTCCGGTCCTTGCTTCCATCTTGCTGAAGTCTAGCTTCCCTGAGGAATAAGTCATCTCTGTGTAAAATTTATCCACATTAAGTCCACTGAAACTGCCTTTTGCTGCCCTCAACTTTAAGAGTATTTCCGGTGAATCGGCTTTCCCCTTGAGAGTCCATGATCCGGCGGCATCGCCGGAGATACCCATTGTCTTGAAGAATTTAACGGTATCGTGGAACTTATTCAAAGAGGCGTTTTTTATCGTTCCGCTTAAAGAGAACTCCTGGGTACCGTTGGATTTCTTTACAGTGCCCGAAGCGGATATATGCGCCCCGTTCCACAGAAAGGAAGTGTTTCTCAAGGTAAAGGAGCCGTCTGAAAGATCATACTCCGGCGATAATTTCACACTGATAAGCGTTCCTATGTCTTTTATCTTGGCAGAAGAAGAGTTGATATTCGCTGTGACCTTCATGGCATTGATCTTGCCTCTGATAAGCGCAGAGACATCCGCCGTTCCGTTAAGTCCGTATTTTCCCAGCTCTTCCACAGCCTTACTGAGCTCTTCCAGCCTGATGGACTTTGCATTGAGTTTCAGGTCCACCGGTACTCCCTCTGCAAAGCTTACCGTGCCTGTAATACCTATCTCGCTGCCTTCGTTGAGGGCTGTAAGATCAACCCTGCCTGACGGTTGCCCATCAAAAACAACCTTTCCCTGCAACGATGTGAATTTCATCTTATTGTATGACACGTTTGAAGGAGCAATTTCGATCTTTCCCACCAGCGCGTCGAGCGGACCTTTAAGATCAGCTTCAATTGCGGTGATGTTTCCCTTAAGCAGAGATGCATTTTCTGCTATCTCGTTCGGTATTTTGTCGGTCCAGTCAGAAAAACGAAGGTTTTTGGCTGCAGCCTTAAGCTCAAGATATTTGCCCGGCATCCTTGTATCGAGCTTGAGGACCCCGGTTATAGAAGACTCAAAAACCTTGCTTTCGTTTAAAGTTACATCCAGAACTCCTTCTTCGTATCTCCATTTCGCCGCTACCTCATCAAGCGATATCTTCCCCAGCACCGACTTTTTGAGGATACCCTCTCCCATTGTGAATATATCTTTTCCTTCGCCCTTCATTTCCATTTTTGCCGATAAAGTTCCGATCACGCCATATTTTGAAAAATCTGGGAATATCGAGGCAATTTTTTGGATATTCACATCCTTGATTTCAGCTTTGAAATCATGTTTTGGCCAGACAGCTCCCGAAATTTTGGCGGTACCCTCGTCAAGTTTCGCCAAAAAACCGTCAAATACCCAGTTTCCAGACTCTTTCTTTGTTATACCGTATATCGAAAAGGGGATATCTTTGAATTTCCCCTTCAGTGCAGGGGCGAACCATCTAGGTCCGCGAAGTTCCAGTGAACTGTCCTCAAGCTCAAGGAGTCCCCATTTTGAAGAGACTTTTACGTTGTTTAGTACTATTTTATCTATGGGAATATCTTTAGGATCCTGGCCCTCTATTTTTTCCGGGACCATCTTGAGCATTGAATCATAATCTGTGTAAAGTCCATCGATCACCAGGGTCGAAACACGTGGTGAATTTTTAAGGAGACTCAGCAAAGAGAGGTTTATCTCGATCTTGTCGATAGTAAGAAGCTTTTCGCCTGAACGGACAAGTAATACCTCTTCTCCCTTGAAACCCATTACAGGGTTCCCTGTAAGAGGGGACATCTGAATTTCAACATTTAGCTCATCGTGTACAGCACCGCTTATCTGGTCAACAACAAGATTGCCAAGAAAACTGAACTGTGTGATGACAACAAGCAAGATACTGACAACCGCAGTTGTCAGTGTAAGAATTATTCCTATTTTGCTGTTGAATGTTATTCGTCTCAAAATTGATTACACCCCTGCAGATGCAGATCCTTCTTCGTCAGTGTACGAAATTGGCTGCTATACCCAACTATCTGGTAATTCTACCATGTTTTGAACAGCGGATATATGCAATTACACTGTATATGACCTGTCTTAATTATAAATATTTACACATCTTTGAGAATTGCCGCCTCTGCTCCGGTATATTGTTCGCTCTTTTGATTTGCCTCCGGTTGGATCGTTTCATCGCTTTTCTCAAAAAAAGACCCGCTGCAAGAGCGGGCCTGATCCATTTTGAGATGATCAAATCGATTCAGTTGAGGTGGTATTTGCCCTCTATCCTAGTGGTCCCGGATCCGCCGAACAGTATCCTGTCGACATCTCCTTCCTTAAACCTCTTTATCCTTACAACATTTGGATCGTTCAGAGAGGGCCCCTGTTCTATTACAAAATCATCTTCCCACATTCCCTCATCCACCAGGTAATAGCCGAAGGCAGAATTTCCCGAGCCTGTAGCGGGATCTTCTAAATATCCATATTTTGGCGCGAATACGCGTGTACGATATCTGGCTTTCCCTGTACTTACATCATCTGAGAACACATCAACTATATCGAAATCTTTTTCCAGACAGAACTCTTTGAGCTTTTCCTGGTCGGGATATAAGTTAAGACAGTCCTTGAGTGAAGCCATGGGAACTATCAGTGTTCTTAGTCCGCCGTCTATGACCCGAAGCGGCCTCACTGCATCAAAAGCCGCAATAGGCGCACCCAGTGCTTTAGCTGTCTCATCAAGGCTTATACTGCGTTCCAGATACTCAGGCATTGGGGCCATGATATAAACCGAATCTTCGTCCCTCACATGGTTGAATACGGATAGCGTTCCCGCACGGACCCTGATCTTTAACTCTTTTTCGGAGAGCAGCCCAGGATCAGTCGAGATAAGGTCATACATAATGGCTATCGTTGCATGTCCGCAGAAAGCTACTTCGCATTCCGAGGAATAATACTTTAAGTCAAATTCTTTATCGCGCCTGACCGCAAATCCTACTTCGTTTACAAAACCTTTGAGTTCGGATGCGATTTTCTGCATCTCTTCTTTGCTCAGATCATCCGGCCTTTGCAAAAGGACATATCCGGCAGGGTTGCCCGAAGATGATCCCATAGTAAACGCATCGATTTTTTTGAAATCCAGTTTTTTCATCAAACAAGACTCCTTCAAATGGATTTTTGATCAATTAACAAATATCTTTATGGCCGCCGGAGAAAAAGATCTGACTTCGAAAAAGGTTTTATGTATAAAATATTGGCCTCATGCTGAAAGTATACTGCTAACATTGGATTTTGTTCGGGATGTCATCAAGTAAGATAGGGGAGCAAAAACTGAAAAAACATACATAAATCTTACGGAACAAAAAATCCCACCCCTAAGGGTGGGATGAAATATTCTGGTGGAGCTTAGGGGATTCGAACCCCTGACCTCTTGAATGCCATTCAAGCGCTCTCCCAACTGAGCTAAAACCCCGAAATCGAACATGGGCAATTATACTGATTAGGATAAATCGTGTCAATACTATCATAAACCCTATGAAAATACTTAGTGGAACAGGGAAAATGAATGCCTGCATATTTGCTTTCTTAATTTTGGCCGCCACGTTGATGTCCTCAGAAGCATCATTCGCAATTACAAAGGATGAGGTGTTGCCGCATATTTGTAAATCACTGGGACACAGCGTACCGAAGAAATATTTAACGGACCATGAGGGAAATCTGACGAATTCCTCGGCCATACGGCTTGCCCTGGAATCAATGGGATGGGGCTTTGTTATCACGGTCTACGACCAGATAACTATCCTGCCTGAGTGGAGTGATATGGACTCTATCACGGAAATTTCGAAAAAAATATCACCGCCACTGCCGTCAGCGATGACCGACCATCTTGAAAGCCCTTTTGCGGAGGAGAATATTAAGACCCTCACAGACTGGCTTGATTTATGCAAAAAGAAAGTCTCATGGAAAGATTCATTTTCTTCTGAAGGAACGACGCTTACCGTCTTTAAACACGGGATAGGCAACCCTGCCGGACCGGCCAACGGGGATCTGAAAAAAGGTATGAATGAACCGCTTTTCGCCGCGATGGTAACAGTCGACATGGATGCAGTGAACTGCCAGATAGCCACTGCCGTCATGGTGGGAGCTAATAAAGCGCCCCTTGCGACGATAGCGGTGGAGAACTACGGCGTAATAGGCGGCATCAATGGAGGGTATTTTGCAGGAGCTAAGCCTATAGGTGTGCTTCGCAGACAGGGACACACCGACAATGCAAAATTCTGGCCCCAACGTTCTGCTTTTGGCTGGAATGAGAATGGGGAGACGATATTCATCGACGGCAAAGAAGTCGCCAGCATCAGTTCTGACAGGCGTTTCGACAAATATACAGAGATGCTGCAAGCAGGGCCGTTGCTGCTTAAGAACGGAGAATATTCAGAGAACACAGAAAACATAAGA is part of the Synergistetes bacterium HGW-Synergistetes-1 genome and encodes:
- a CDS encoding bifunctional adenosylcobinamide kinase/adenosylcobinamide-phosphate guanylyltransferase, producing MGTRDYSALGSEITLILGGARSGKSTFAEKLAMDTHAAVTYLAAADAQDSEMQARIEMHKKRRPAGWKTFEGDPYEICQATKTIKGVLLLDCLTLWLTRLFLEGDAAEDASEKEWQARESQIRALTEDLCSLPPKGTHLIMVSNEVGFGLVPSYKMGRRFRDLQGRMNQLCASKADRAALIVAGYPLWLKGGMEDHCWK
- a CDS encoding PhzF family phenazine biosynthesis protein; its protein translation is MKKLDFKKIDAFTMGSSSGNPAGYVLLQRPDDLSKEEMQKIASELKGFVNEVGFAVRRDKEFDLKYYSSECEVAFCGHATIAIMYDLISTDPGLLSEKELKIRVRAGTLSVFNHVRDEDSVYIMAPMPEYLERSISLDETAKALGAPIAAFDAVRPLRVIDGGLRTLIVPMASLKDCLNLYPDQEKLKEFCLEKDFDIVDVFSDDVSTGKARYRTRVFAPKYGYLEDPATGSGNSAFGYYLVDEGMWEDDFVIEQGPSLNDPNVVRIKRFKEGDVDRILFGGSGTTRIEGKYHLN